In Trifolium pratense cultivar HEN17-A07 linkage group LG7, ARS_RC_1.1, whole genome shotgun sequence, a genomic segment contains:
- the LOC123896681 gene encoding F-box/LRR-repeat protein At3g26922-like: MKRQKKSETDRLSDLPDHLLLHIIEFMITKYAVQTCVLSKRWKNLWKSLTNIKLLYHFDRYNGDILVNKIVSHILSSRDNFVPLHSISYVNGCRIWHDVFPFKTNILAEIMEYAASHNVQQLEIDTQTDHIRNLELPPSIFNCDSLTSLTLSLRDVYKSNTKMFPKSFNLPALKTLKLVCFTFFTGDNGYAEPFSTCNMLSKLVIYTCNLQDDAQGLCISNSKLSNLAIGTSNSHSNIHKLILSTPKLTSLTIDGIPPIFPAPSTCNLTLFEELKFDCLDGDTMGEDIFISWLHLLAKIKIITLSFKILKLMVNILKNNSSMRAQLPSFVKLKSLKVEAYPWKCDERIREMHAHHLFFFFFIFFFFNVNYDANNGASSSTIAISSPSKPSVQNPKPIIKDIF, from the exons ATGaaaagacaaaagaaaagtGAAACAGACAGACTCAGTGACTTACCCGACCACCTTCTTCTACATATAATTGAATTCATGATCACAAAATATGCCGTTCAAACTTGTGTTTTGTCTAAAAGATGGAAAAACCTTTGGAAAAGTCTCACTAATATCAAGTTGTTGTATCACTTTGATCGATACAATGGTGATATCTTGGTCAATAAGATTGTATCCCATATTCTATCTAGTCGTGACAACTTTGTTCCTCTTCATAGCATATCATATGTGAATGGATGTAGGATTTGGCATGATGTATTTCCCTTTAAAACTAATATTCTCGCAGAGATAATGGAATATGCTGCGTCGCATAATGTGCAACAACTAGAAATCGATACTCAAACAGACCACATAAGAAATCTTGAGTTGCCCCCTTCCatttttaattgtgattcttTGACATCTCTTACTCTTTCCCTGAGGGATGTATATAAATCTAATACCAAAATGTTCCCAAAATCTTTCAACTTACCGGCATTGAAAACTTTAAAACTTGTGTGTTTCACTTTCTTTACTGGTGACAATGGCTATGCCGAGCCCTTTTCGACATGTAATATGTTGAGTAAGTTGGTCATTTATACTTGTAATTTACAAGATGATGCGCAAGGCCTTTGCATATCCAATTCTAAACTTTCTAATTTGGCCATAGGCACATCTAATTCTCATTCCAACATTCACAAACTCATACTTTCTACTCCAAAACTTACTTCTCTCACTATCGACGGCATTCCTCCTATTTTCCCAGCCCCTTCTACATGCAATTTAACTTTGTTCGAAGAACTCAAATTTGATTGTTTGGACGGGGATACTATGGGAGAAGATATCTTCATTAGTTGGTTGCATTTGCTTGCTAAAATCAAGATAATAACTCTCAGTTTCAAAATCCTTAAATTAATGGTTAAT ATTCTGAAAAATAATAGTTCAATGAGAGCTCAACTTCCTAGTTTTGTTAAATTGAAGTCATTGAAAGTGGAAGCTTACCCATGGAAATGTGACGAGAGAATAAGAGAAATG CATGCCCACcatctctttttcttcttcttcatattctttttcttcaatgtGAATTATGATGCCAACAACGGAGCTTCTTCTTCAACCATTGCGATATCATCACCATCGAAACCTTCGGTTCAGAACCCTAAACCGATCATCAAGGACATATTTTGA